The Bdellovibrio sp. ZAP7 DNA segment ACAGGGCCTTTATATTTTTTGCCTGCGATCAAAGTCGCTTTGCTAACAGAGTAAAGGTACGTTTCCAAAGTCACTTCATTGCCAGCAATTGAAAAACCAGCGCGGATCAAAAAGTCAGCACCAATTGCTGACCAGCTTTGGAACTTAAAACCACCAGGATTTCCCGGAGCCGGTGTCAGACCTGTTTTGCTTGGATCTTCAAGGAAGGCTTTTGAATCGATAAATTGAAAGTACGAAGAAACTGAAAGGTCGTTATTAACGACATTAAAGATCTCAGCCCCCGTTGCTTGATAGTGTGAAGCCGTCGTCGGAGTACCGAAGTATTGCAACGCCGGGAACGCCAACATACTTTTTTTAGTGCGGGCTTCACCAAGTTTAATATAAATGCCATTGTCCTGAGCCATGCTGACTTGAGACAGCGAAATAACTGCGAGTAATACACATAGAAGTCGGATCATAGTTTCTCCTTACTCTGGGAAGCCGATTAAAATCCCATCCACACTAACAAGTGATACAAATTTTTCCGGTGGTGGAGGGAAAGGTGCCGATTGATCAATCGTCTTCAACACCTCTTCATCATAACTGGGATTTCCGCTCGATTTAATAATCTTACGATCTAAAATATTTCCACGAGAATCAATATATACGCGAGCTTGCGCTTTTAAATCGCGTTTCGCTAGCCACTCAGGCAAGGCCCAATGCTGTTTGATGTGGCGATCTAAATCCGCCCCATAAGTGTCATGCTGCAATTTAGTTAAACCCGTAAGCGCTGTTCCGGGTGAAACTTGATTCCCCTTGATGGGCGCAGCTCCCACCGTGGATTTTCCAGTGCCCGCTGGAGGAGTCGGCTTTTTAGCGTCTTCCTCTTTTAATTTTTCAATCGCGGCCATCGCTTTTAGTTTTTCCAAGGCATCTTGCTGCTTGGATTTAACTTTTTCTAAGTTTACGCCGTCATCTTTTTTAGCAGTCTTAGTCGGAAGCTTAACTTCAGGCTTGGTTTCAACTTTAGGTTCTGGCTTTTTTTCCGCAGGCTTTTCAACAACCGGAGAGGGTTCTGGTTTTTTCTCAGCGGGCTTCGCATTTTCTTTAGCTTCTGGCTTCGGTGGCAGATTGTTGGGGTCTAATTTATCGGGTAGACCCACAATATCCACGCGAACAGCTTGAGTGAAATCAATAGACTCGGGCGTAAAGAACGCCGCCTTCACAATGAAGAATAGAACTAAACCGACGTGGAATCCAATAGAGATCACCAAGCCGC contains these protein-coding regions:
- a CDS encoding cell envelope integrity protein TolA, with protein sequence MSALNDKPQIDSLNRGLVISIGFHVGLVLFFIVKAAFFTPESIDFTQAVRVDIVGLPDKLDPNNLPPKPEAKENAKPAEKKPEPSPVVEKPAEKKPEPKVETKPEVKLPTKTAKKDDGVNLEKVKSKQQDALEKLKAMAAIEKLKEEDAKKPTPPAGTGKSTVGAAPIKGNQVSPGTALTGLTKLQHDTYGADLDRHIKQHWALPEWLAKRDLKAQARVYIDSRGNILDRKIIKSSGNPSYDEEVLKTIDQSAPFPPPPEKFVSLVSVDGILIGFPE